One Nostoc punctiforme PCC 73102 DNA window includes the following coding sequences:
- a CDS encoding SDR family oxidoreductase — MIKDKVVIITGASSGIGEASAKLLASKGAKVVLGARRDRQLRQLVDEIQRDGGQAVYQVMDVVNPSDSAEIVNLAKERFGGIDVIFLNAGIMPNSPLSALKTDEWNQTVDINIKGVLNGIAAVLPTFISQKSGHVITTSSVAGLKAYPGGAVYGGTKWFVRDFMEVLRMESAQEGTKIRTATIYPAAINTELLNQITNQDMAEKMTELYEQYGISPDRVANVVAFAIDQPEDTNVNEFTIGPTTQPW; from the coding sequence ATGATTAAAGACAAAGTTGTAATTATTACCGGCGCATCATCAGGGATTGGTGAAGCAAGTGCGAAATTGCTTGCAAGCAAAGGCGCTAAAGTCGTATTGGGTGCGCGACGCGATCGCCAATTGAGACAACTGGTTGATGAAATTCAAAGAGATGGCGGACAAGCAGTCTATCAAGTGATGGATGTGGTTAACCCATCTGATAGCGCTGAAATCGTCAACCTTGCCAAGGAAAGATTTGGAGGCATCGATGTTATTTTCTTGAACGCTGGCATAATGCCCAATTCTCCACTCTCTGCATTGAAAACGGATGAATGGAATCAAACAGTTGATATCAATATCAAGGGTGTACTCAATGGTATCGCTGCTGTGTTACCAACGTTTATTAGCCAAAAGTCTGGGCATGTTATCACAACTTCATCGGTTGCTGGGTTAAAAGCTTATCCAGGTGGTGCAGTGTATGGTGGGACGAAATGGTTCGTGCGCGATTTCATGGAAGTTCTACGCATGGAGTCTGCTCAAGAGGGGACTAAGATTCGTACTGCGACAATTTATCCTGCGGCAATTAACACTGAGTTGTTAAATCAGATTACCAACCAAGATATGGCTGAAAAAATGACAGAGTTGTATGAGCAATATGGCATCTCACCCGATCGAGTAGCCAATGTTGTGGCGTTTGCGATTGACCAGCCAGAAGACACAAACGTGAACGAATTTACGATTGGCCCAACCACGCAGCCTTGGTAA
- a CDS encoding SDR family oxidoreductase — protein MTKNENGNYTGKVAFVTGAANGIGRATALAFAREGANVVVADVSEQGNQETVRLIEDLGGRVLAVKCDVTRTEDVTAALSKTIETFGRLDFAFNNAGVEQKKAATAELEEAEWDRIVNTDLRSVFLCLKHEIPLMLKQGGGAIVNTSSGAGVIGIKGGAAYTAAKHGVIGLTKAAALDYASQNIRINAVCPGYIDTSMMDRFTGGTPEGRQKVVSEEPIGRMGQPEEIANAVVWLCSDASSFVVGHALIIDGGQTVQ, from the coding sequence ATGACAAAGAACGAGAATGGAAATTACACAGGAAAGGTTGCATTTGTAACCGGAGCAGCAAACGGCATCGGTCGAGCTACGGCGCTGGCGTTTGCCCGTGAGGGCGCTAATGTCGTGGTTGCCGATGTTTCAGAACAGGGCAATCAAGAAACGGTGCGCCTGATCGAAGACCTCGGCGGACGAGTGCTTGCCGTCAAGTGCGATGTGACGCGAACCGAGGACGTGACGGCGGCTCTTTCCAAGACCATCGAAACTTTCGGACGGCTGGACTTTGCTTTTAACAATGCTGGTGTTGAACAGAAGAAAGCTGCAACTGCGGAACTGGAGGAGGCAGAATGGGATCGCATCGTCAACACCGACCTGCGGAGTGTCTTTCTATGCCTGAAGCACGAAATCCCGCTAATGCTCAAGCAAGGTGGCGGCGCGATCGTGAACACATCATCGGGTGCTGGGGTCATCGGCATCAAGGGCGGAGCCGCATACACCGCCGCAAAACACGGCGTGATCGGCCTCACCAAAGCGGCGGCCCTCGACTACGCCTCGCAGAACATCCGCATCAACGCCGTGTGTCCTGGCTATATCGACACGTCGATGATGGATCGCTTCACCGGCGGCACTCCCGAAGGCCGCCAAAAGGTAGTCTCAGAGGAGCCGATTGGAAGGATGGGGCAGCCCGAAGAAATCGCCAATGCCGTCGTCTGGCTGTGTTCGGATGCGTCCTCCTTTGTCGTCGGGCACGCCCTGATCATCGACGGTGGCCAAACGGTGCAGTGA
- a CDS encoding AraC family transcriptional regulator yields MNAAKTSEKSNIDLMNDPQAKRQVDRAQANRDELKELIAQAIPHDGTIEPLKGLHFNRSSSPSECVHSVSIPAFCAIAQGSKEVLLGSERYQYDPMHYLLATVELPIVSQILEASKAQPYLSLRLDLDPTLVGSVMVEAGYPSRRRADVKAIDVSPLNANLLDAVVRLVRLLDSPAEAHVLAPLIKREIIYRLLMGEQGNRLRHIAVLGGYTYHIARAVERLRKDFNEPIKIESIARELGMSVSGFHHHFKSVTAMSPLQYQKQLRLQEARRLMLGEKLDATSAAYRVGYDDASHFNREYKRLFGAPPMRDVERLREAARETASSI; encoded by the coding sequence ATGAACGCTGCTAAAACGAGTGAGAAGTCCAATATCGATTTAATGAACGACCCGCAGGCAAAGCGCCAGGTAGACAGAGCGCAAGCCAACAGAGACGAACTCAAAGAGCTGATTGCACAGGCGATTCCTCATGATGGAACGATTGAGCCGCTTAAAGGTTTGCACTTCAACCGCTCCTCCTCGCCTTCGGAATGCGTTCATAGTGTCTCTATCCCTGCGTTTTGTGCGATCGCTCAGGGCAGCAAAGAAGTTCTTTTGGGTAGCGAGCGCTATCAGTACGACCCGATGCATTATCTGCTTGCTACGGTCGAACTGCCAATTGTCAGTCAAATTTTGGAAGCGTCCAAGGCGCAACCGTACCTTAGTCTTCGCCTCGATCTTGACCCTACTCTCGTTGGCTCAGTGATGGTCGAGGCAGGGTATCCCTCGCGCAGGCGTGCTGATGTGAAAGCGATTGACGTAAGTCCATTGAATGCAAATCTGTTGGATGCTGTAGTGCGGCTCGTCAGGCTTTTAGATTCCCCTGCTGAAGCTCATGTTCTCGCACCACTGATTAAGCGGGAAATCATTTACCGACTCCTGATGGGAGAGCAAGGTAATCGGCTCCGTCATATTGCAGTTCTGGGTGGCTACACTTACCACATCGCCAGAGCCGTCGAGCGACTTCGTAAAGACTTTAACGAACCGATCAAGATTGAAAGCATCGCCCGAGAGCTGGGAATGAGTGTTTCGGGCTTCCACCATCACTTCAAGTCTGTCACTGCCATGAGTCCCTTGCAGTACCAAAAGCAACTGCGACTCCAGGAGGCTCGCCGTCTGATGCTGGGGGAAAAGCTTGATGCTACCAGTGCTGCCTACCGCGTGGGTTATGATGATGCCTCGCATTTCAACCGGGAGTACAAGCGGCTTTTTGGTGCGCCACCGATGCGCGATGTGGAGCGGCTGCGAGAAGCTGCTAGGGAGACTGCTAGTTCAATTTGA
- a CDS encoding cupin domain-containing protein, with product MISPYLSILDFYLRENSVLIRQETCLLATKIASSKGIKKMDIKRSGSQPSAKGPADYFTGTVRIDPLFEAHDPARTSGASVTFEPGARTAWHTHPLGQTLIVTAGCGLVQRWGGSIEQIRPGDTIWISLGEKHWHGATATTAMTHIAIQEWLDGKPVDWMEHVSDKQYGGIS from the coding sequence ATGATTTCGCCTTATTTAAGCATTCTGGATTTTTATTTAAGAGAAAACTCAGTTTTGATTCGGCAAGAGACTTGCCTGCTAGCCACCAAAATTGCATCAAGTAAAGGAATTAAGAAAATGGACATTAAAAGAAGTGGCTCACAGCCTTCTGCCAAAGGACCGGCTGATTATTTTACGGGCACTGTCCGCATTGATCCCCTATTCGAGGCGCACGATCCAGCACGCACGTCTGGAGCCAGTGTCACGTTTGAGCCTGGCGCTCGGACAGCATGGCACACGCACCCATTAGGACAAACCTTGATTGTGACGGCTGGCTGTGGTTTAGTACAGCGCTGGGGCGGCTCGATCGAGCAAATTCGACCGGGGGACACAATCTGGATCTCGCTAGGTGAGAAGCATTGGCACGGTGCTACAGCAACCACGGCGATGACGCACATTGCTATTCAGGAATGGCTCGACGGTAAGCCTGTGGACTGGATGGAGCATGTCAGCGACAAGCAGTATGGAGGAATATCTTAG
- a CDS encoding carboxymuconolactone decarboxylase family protein has protein sequence MKKLIVFLALVSVMIFSLSCMSDAQTMNNDQTLDARQQSIVTIAAFTANGDLEDLSAALNEGLDAGLTVNEIKEVLVQLYAYAGFPRSLNALNVFMSVMKAREAKGIKDVAGKEASPLSTDKSRLELGTEIQTRLSGSPVAGEIYTFAPAIDQFLKSHLFADIFGRDNLDFQSREIATIAALSSMKGVNPQLQAHFRIGMNTGLTKAQMNSLVSVLKSKVGKPEADNAAEVLNKVLSNK, from the coding sequence ATGAAAAAGCTCATCGTGTTCTTAGCACTGGTGTCTGTAATGATATTTAGCCTTTCATGTATGTCGGATGCACAAACAATGAACAACGATCAAACTTTAGATGCACGACAACAAAGCATCGTCACCATCGCCGCCTTTACCGCCAACGGCGATCTAGAAGATTTGTCTGCGGCTCTAAATGAAGGGCTTGATGCTGGCTTGACGGTAAATGAGATCAAGGAGGTTTTGGTTCAACTGTATGCTTATGCAGGATTTCCGCGCAGTCTAAACGCCCTCAACGTCTTTATGAGCGTTATGAAAGCAAGGGAGGCCAAGGGAATTAAGGACGTAGCGGGTAAGGAAGCAAGCCCACTTTCTACCGATAAAAGTCGTCTCGAACTTGGAACAGAAATTCAGACGCGCCTTTCAGGAAGTCCGGTTGCTGGGGAAATCTATACTTTTGCTCCCGCCATCGATCAGTTTTTGAAAAGTCACCTGTTCGCAGACATCTTCGGGCGCGACAACCTGGACTTTCAAAGTAGGGAGATTGCGACCATTGCAGCTCTTTCGAGTATGAAAGGTGTCAACCCCCAACTGCAAGCACATTTTAGAATCGGCATGAATACTGGACTGACCAAGGCACAGATGAACAGTCTCGTATCCGTTCTCAAGTCCAAAGTCGGCAAGCCTGAAGCCGATAATGCTGCTGAAGTATTGAATAAGGTTTTAAGCAATAAATAG
- a CDS encoding cyclophilin-like fold protein: MLLKWFPVKGKNCQQRILILVLALVMSLSNSACRADNSMTSSASLKMPTEISIKQADSMKINIKVKDKVVTAALIDSKTTQDFVSLLPLTLTMNDLFGREKFAHLPRAISEEGERTKTYEVGEVIYWSPGPDVAIYYRHGGEEIPDPGIIVIGKIDSDLEAFNLPGSLKVTIELDQTSIAPK; the protein is encoded by the coding sequence GTGCTGTTGAAATGGTTTCCCGTCAAGGGGAAAAACTGCCAGCAGAGAATACTGATTTTGGTTCTCGCCCTAGTGATGTCCCTGAGTAACTCAGCCTGCCGTGCCGACAACAGTATGACTAGCAGTGCCTCGTTGAAGATGCCGACTGAAATATCAATCAAGCAGGCAGACAGTATGAAGATAAACATCAAGGTCAAAGACAAAGTTGTTACAGCCGCTTTAATCGACAGCAAAACCACTCAGGATTTTGTTTCCCTGCTGCCATTAACGCTGACGATGAACGATTTGTTTGGAAGAGAAAAGTTTGCCCACCTGCCGAGAGCAATTTCGGAGGAGGGAGAGCGAACCAAAACCTATGAAGTTGGAGAGGTCATTTACTGGTCTCCCGGCCCTGATGTGGCTATTTATTATCGCCACGGTGGAGAGGAAATCCCCGATCCCGGCATCATTGTCATAGGCAAGATCGATTCCGACCTAGAAGCTTTCAATCTGCCAGGCTCTTTAAAAGTGACGATTGAACTCGATCAAACATCTATCGCGCCGAAATGA
- a CDS encoding putative quinol monooxygenase, producing MKARRFPILGASVLTLCLLCACGRAPAEQTQGRMVRLSEIEIDPALLENYKAELREEIEASIRLEPGVLTLYAVSLKDSPTSIRILETYADVDAYKAHIESPHFKKYKTNTQQMVKSLKLVETDPVLLGAK from the coding sequence ATGAAAGCTAGACGATTTCCAATCCTTGGTGCATCGGTGCTGACGTTATGTCTGTTGTGCGCGTGCGGGCGTGCCCCTGCCGAACAGACCCAAGGACGCATGGTACGACTATCGGAAATTGAGATCGATCCAGCTCTGTTAGAAAATTATAAAGCTGAACTTAGGGAGGAAATCGAGGCTTCCATTCGCCTGGAGCCGGGGGTGTTGACCTTATACGCCGTCTCTCTAAAGGATAGCCCCACCAGCATAAGAATTCTTGAGACGTATGCTGATGTGGATGCGTACAAAGCACACATCGAATCGCCTCATTTCAAAAAATACAAGACCAATACCCAGCAAATGGTTAAGTCCCTCAAACTTGTCGAGACCGATCCAGTTTTGCTTGGCGCGAAGTGA